Genomic segment of Mycolicibacterium psychrotolerans:
CGCCCCGATCGCGCTGAACCTGGTGCTCGCCGACACCACCCTGTTCGGGGAAGACGACGCCCCCGGCTGGATCCAGGGCTACGGCCCCGTCCCGGCGGTGGTGGTGCGCAACCTGATCTCTGACGCGGTCGCCGACGAGGACGCCAAAGCCACGCTGCGCCGGCTCTACCGGCACCCCACCAGCGGGCAACTGGTCGCGATGGAATCCAAGGCGCGGATCTTCCCGAAAGGGTTGGCGGCGTTCATCGGGCTGCGCGATCAAACCTGCCGCACCCCCTACTGCAACGCCCCGATCCGCCACCACGACCACGCCACCCCCCACCACAAAGGCGGGCCGACCAGCGCGGGCAACGGGGCAGGATCCTGCGAAGCCTGCAACTACACCAAAGAAGCCCCCGGCTGGACCGTCCGAACTCACGACAGCGATGGCCGGCACACCGCCGAATACACCACCCCGACCGGGGCGACCTACCACTCGACCGCACCACCACTACCCGGACCCACACGACGACACAGCGCGATCGAGGGCAGGCTCAGCGTCATGCTCGCCCACCCCCACGCCGCCTGACGTGGCTACGCCCCAAGACGGCTGCCGCGCCGTACATTACGGAGTGTGCAGTCTCCCACCGTGCTGATCAACGGCGCCGGCATCGCAGGGCCGGCGCTCGCATTCTGGCTGAGCCGCAAGGGCTACCGCGTCACCGTGCTCGAGATCGCACCGGGTATCCGGCCGGGCGGGCAGACGGTGGACCTGCGTGGCTCCGGCGGTGACGTCGTCGAACGGATGGGCCTTCTCGACCAGATGAGAGCCCGGGCCCTCGAGCAGAAGGGCGCAGCCTGGGTCCGGTCGGACGGCAGCCGGCGCGCCGAGATGCCGGTGACCGCGTTCCACGGCAACGGGCTGGTGTCGAAGCTGGAGATCCTGCGCGGTGATCTGGCCGGCGTGCTCTACGAGGCCACCCGGCAGGACGTCGACTACCGGTTCGGCGCGACGATCGCAGCGCTCGAGCAGACCGACGACTCCGTGGTCGTGACGCTCGCCGACGGCAACCGCCTGTCGGCCGACCTGGTCGTGGGCGCGGACGGTCCGCACTCGGCGGTACGCCGGATCGCCTTCGGCCCCGAGGAGCGGTTCGTCCGGCCGATCGGCGGCTACAACGCGTGGTTCTCCGCGCCCGACACCGTCGGGCTCGACGGCTGGTTTCTGCTGTATCAGGCGCCCGGCGGGCTCAATGCGTCGATGCGGCCCTCGCACGACCCGTCGATCGCCAAGGCGGGCTTGGCCTTTCAGTCGGAGCCATTGACCTACGACCGCCACGACACCGATGCGCAACGGCAGCTCCTCGTCGAGCGGTTCGCCGGCGCGGGGTGGCACTGCGACGCGCTGCTCGCCGCGGCCGCCGACGCCGACGACTTCTACTTCGACGCCTTCGCCCAGGTGCACCTGCCGACGTGGGGGTCGGGGCGCGTAACCCTGATCGGCGACGCCGGCTACTGCGCGTCACCGCTGTCGGGCATGGGCACCAGCCTGGCGCTGGTCGGCGCCTACGTGCTGGCCGGTGAACTCGGCGCGGCGGACCGGTTCGACGCCGCGCACCTCGCCGCGACGCTGGCCCGCTACGAGGCGGTGATGCGGCCCTACGTCGACCGGTGCCAGGACCTGCCCAGTGGCATCGACCGCTATGCGCCGATGCGTGAGTCCGACATTTCGATCACCGCGTCGGTGATGAAGTGGATGCAGCGCTGGCCGTTCCGGCCGATCGTCGAGAGGATGTGGTTCCAGACCGCGGGGTCGATGGCGCTGCCGGATTACACCTGAGCTCGTCAGACCAGACCGAACGTCGCCGCACGATCGAGGACCGCCTTCGCGCGGGCCCGGGTGGGACCTGCGCTGCCGTCATAGGAATCCGTCGGGGCATCGAGGCGTGCGAGGGTCAGGCGAGCCTCGTCGATCTCACCGGGTGAAGGGCTCAGGAGGGTGTTGACGGTCTCCGCGTGGCCGTCGTCCAGGCAGAGCCGGCCGGTCATGCCGGCGGCCTTGGCGACCTCGGTGTCCC
This window contains:
- a CDS encoding FAD-dependent monooxygenase, producing the protein MQSPTVLINGAGIAGPALAFWLSRKGYRVTVLEIAPGIRPGGQTVDLRGSGGDVVERMGLLDQMRARALEQKGAAWVRSDGSRRAEMPVTAFHGNGLVSKLEILRGDLAGVLYEATRQDVDYRFGATIAALEQTDDSVVVTLADGNRLSADLVVGADGPHSAVRRIAFGPEERFVRPIGGYNAWFSAPDTVGLDGWFLLYQAPGGLNASMRPSHDPSIAKAGLAFQSEPLTYDRHDTDAQRQLLVERFAGAGWHCDALLAAAADADDFYFDAFAQVHLPTWGSGRVTLIGDAGYCASPLSGMGTSLALVGAYVLAGELGAADRFDAAHLAATLARYEAVMRPYVDRCQDLPSGIDRYAPMRESDISITASVMKWMQRWPFRPIVERMWFQTAGSMALPDYT